The DNA region agttattgctttgcgtttgttattttgtaaaaaggtcaaatttaaacaacatttttaagactagcagaagaaattattcaaaacaaaaatacataaaactagACTTACAGAATGTAATCTGGCTTCTCATCAGATGCAACCTCTTTTTTTATATCAGGATCTgaaagataaaatgtaaaattaacgTAAGTACTACTCATCACTAGTTGGATATTGAGcaatatgtgtttgttttgccaAAAGCTACAGTGAAACCACGTGTGGCCCCACGCTTGTGTCGACAAGCTGAGAGCCTGTGGGTATCAAGAGACATCTCAGCTTACAGACCCAAAGCACACACTGAAATGTTGTTGAGTCAATCAGGCACATAACAAACTAAAGACTCAAGAGAGCTTCAAGGAGCAACCTGTGGCACTGCTTATGAGATAATACAGCATAAAATGCACCATTTGCCAGTCACACTAACAGCTGTTCACAGTCCACATACTATAACAATTACTGGCCATCTGAGCAAAGTCCTGTGGTTGACTTGTTTTTCTGAAGGAGAgtacagtcaaaacaaaatatatcataGAAACCACCTGACCAAAATAGCAGTTTGACCACATAATGTGTAAAAATAGAATGTGAAAACATTATTACAAACAGCCACAGAGCTGGTTGTgatgttgaataaataaaaaaatacccaCTGTACATACTGATTGTATATGGAAATGAAGAAAGCCTTACTGTCAAGTTTGTCCATGCTTTGCTTTAAATCAGCGCTGGTATCCAACCATTTGGTCTGACTGTCTTTTAACCTCTCTCGCTCCCTGtctttatgtttttttgatTTCTTCTTTTTGTGTTGGTGGTTGGCAAGCAGCTCCTTTGTGCATTCTGGATGTGCTTGTATCCACGGAGAGCTGCTGATTTTGGGGTCTTGTTTCACTGTGTCTGAAACAACTGCATCAGGCACTTTGTGCATAAGTGGAATGCTATTAGAAGACTCCAGTGAATTATTTTGGTTACCAGATAGATTACAAGTCCTTTGAAACTCAGTTTTAGTGTGAAAACTGGGAAGAAGAGAGGGCGTGTTCAGGTCCTGTGAAACAGGTTCTTGAGGGAGCCTCTTGGTTAAAAGTTTTTGCCTTTTGGCTAAAATCTTCTCCTGTGAGCACTCCGGAGGCACAGGGCGTTTCTGTGAAAGCAAATAATAAAATTGGCTATTTTAATAAACAGTGGCTGAAGATATGAGTTTGTAAAACTCAAATTAAGTATTAGTTATGTACCATATTAGGATTTTTCTTTGGGATCTGATGCAGATTTATATTATCTGGGGATGTTTGTACTGATGTGGTTGCTTGAAGATTTCTTGACTGGCAATTGATTGGCAGCTTCCTATTATttgtagagtaaaaaaaaataaaataaaaaaaatccaatttcacatttgttttccaTAGTTGTGCAGAAATAATGgaatattttgagtttagtttaacACACCTGGCAAGAACTCGCCCAATGAGCTGTTTTTCATCTTCACTGTAGCCAGGCCAGTCCTTCTGCACATTCTTGTAAAAAACGTCCTGCAGGCAGTAGTTGTTGTCTTTAGGATTCAGTTTTGCTAcctaaaaaacaataaaacaaagacaTCATTATTTATAGATAAGATATATTATCTTGCATTGATTCTATATTCTGAGCAGCTCTTACATTGTAACACTAGAACAtgttgggaaaaaaatattataaatgtggATTGGTATGTATATTACTACAACTGAATGTCTTTTtctgtgcattttaaataattcacaaacacaaacactactTTATGGTCTGCTATGTTTCTCTAAGGACAGCTATTTGTCTTATACTCCAGACAATGTTCACTGTCCCACTGCAGAGAGATCTCTGCAGGAACAATTACAGCCTTCActtaattacacacacacaagaaccacacacattcacacctcTTTGTGTGTAGATGTATAATATGCAACTGCCCATTTTTAGGATCTGTAGTGATCCTGTACTGACAAAAGACAAGTACATATTtgtatactgtactgtatatagcTTAGTTCAGAAGAAAGGTATTTTGTAGGTTTTATATCATTTCAAATACGCAGGCTATTTTACTCATTATAATATAAGGAAATAGTTGTTATAATGAAGCAGTTGTGTAGAGCTATACTCATTGCAATTGTATATACACATTGCTGAAATATTTATTGAATGTATGTATTACACATAGCACAtatattatatttcatttaaacacaTACATCAGAGTGGATCTCAACATATCTGATAAACATCTGAAAATTGTGAAGACTGTGTTCGTACAAGTACCTCTTCTAATACGGCCCCCAGCTCGGCTTTGTCTTTGGGGTtggctctctccttctccagcCACAGCAGCAACTCTGGTTTCCTGTATGGTTTTAGAGCCAGTAGGTGAATGATCCGCTCCCTCAAGCGCCTCGAGCTCAGCCCTGCTCCACCACTGACCCGCCGGTTTGGGATGGGTTGCTTCAGAAAACTACTGTCTGGCCCGGGTAATGACTGGACATTGCGCTTGGGGAACTTGGAGGACCAACCTAAGAGCATATACAGTATTATACACAAGACAGCATTTGACTTATAGATACAAACATACTTTATCGCAAGCATTAGATTAAATTATTGTTCTGCCTGACATTTAGAGAATGCCAGTATACGagtgaaaaacatgacataatctCTTGTCATGTCTGAACGAGAAAAGACAGGAACTCTTTTCATCAAGGttgttaaatattaaataacaaATACTATCAGGTTACATAACCTGCATGGCAATTGGCAAACTCTATTTAAAGCATTTTGTAATTTATAGTAGGTGTAAAGTGCTGATGACAAATACTGGTATTCCTGGAGCAGACAGGTGGGGCATGTCGCAGCAGTGAAAGCCATCTCTCGGTTCTAATCTCATTATAGGTTAATCTGTGCTTTGAAGGTCACAGGGGGGTGGGTCTACAGACAAAGCAGTCTTACCTTTCAACCACAAAAATAAGAGCCAGCCTAGAGATAACAAGTCTATGCAGTACACATATAGCATTTCTCTTATGTAAAATCCACATTACTTATTAGTTACAGTATAAAATGGTAAATATGAGCATTGTTTCAAGCCTGAACTACAGATcatatttatataattaattgattaatttaaagtcattCGTTATTGTTATTAGGTGTTTTGATGCCCTAATCAATTTCAATGTCAGCAGTTTATTATTATAAGCCTCATTTAAACTTCTTCACTTCAGTAGGACCTATACTTAATAATTCACAGTTATAAGACACAACATAACTAGActaataatcaaaaataaataatacgcagggagtacaaaaataaaaggaaacTTAActctaaaaatacacaaagaaataacTTTATAGGTGATAACTATACACAGAACATGCATCATACTGAAGTCCACTGTTACCTGGGTGTCCAGGTTTGATCTCGATGACAGAGCGGTTCCAGCTGTCCTTCTCCACCTGGGACACGCGCTCACGGGTCGTCTGGTAGGAGTCGTCTGTGGCACACACTGTAATCTTGTCCTGAATGATGCCCTGGCCTTCCAACTGCTCGTGGCCATCACTGAAAAATATAAGTGATTCTGCAGTAACAATATACAGCTACACTAGCAACTATAACACCACAAGCAGCTAAGTCTTTGGAGCATATAAAAATAAGATGTCAGGATTCCAAAGTGCAAATCTAAAGAGCACAGTTTTGGCTTTAAACTGTTGAACTGTTGCATTAGCAGTTGGCTCACACAGACGACTGGAGTCAGACCCATTTGAGCTAAACCACAGGAGGCAG from Periophthalmus magnuspinnatus isolate fPerMag1 chromosome 3, fPerMag1.2.pri, whole genome shotgun sequence includes:
- the LOC117385991 gene encoding RNA polymerase II elongation factor ELL2-like isoform X1 is translated as MASLRQEQHYGLSCGKNTKNNPNRTLYHVKLTDSALRALEAFQNIKGSIHCEPSICFKGSQGYIKIPTPTSEAPTALRVFSFYLSTDSKDQPQASFDCIHQYASSDGHEQLEGQGIIQDKITVCATDDSYQTTRERVSQVEKDSWNRSVIEIKPGHPGWSSKFPKRNVQSLPGPDSSFLKQPIPNRRVSGGAGLSSRRLRERIIHLLALKPYRKPELLLWLEKERANPKDKAELGAVLEEVAKLNPKDNNYCLQDVFYKNVQKDWPGYSEDEKQLIGRVLARKLPINCQSRNLQATTSVQTSPDNINLHQIPKKNPNMKRPVPPECSQEKILAKRQKLLTKRLPQEPVSQDLNTPSLLPSFHTKTEFQRTCNLSGNQNNSLESSNSIPLMHKVPDAVVSDTVKQDPKISSSPWIQAHPECTKELLANHQHKKKKSKKHKDRERERLKDSQTKWLDTSADLKQSMDKLDNPDIKKEVASDEKPDYILLYSPIINLEQRERYQADFCAEYDEYKDLHSRIATITHMFVQLGAKIKSLSPGTKEYKIMEDQILEKYSKYKKKFPGYREEKKRCEYLHEKLSYIKQLITDFDIAQAS
- the LOC117385991 gene encoding RNA polymerase II elongation factor ELL2-like isoform X2, with protein sequence MASLRQEQHYGLSCGKNTKNNPNRTLYHVKLTDSALRALEAFQNIKGSIHCEPSICFKGSQGYIKIPTPTSEAPTALRVFSFYLSTDSKDQPQASFDCIHQYASSDGHEQLEGQGIIQDKITVCATDDSYQTTRERVSQVEKDSWNRSVIEIKPGHPGWSSKFPKRNVQSLPGPDSSFLKQPIPNRRVSGGAGLSSRRLRERIIHLLALKPYRKPELLLWLEKERANPKDKAELGAVLEEVAKLNPKDNNYCLQDVFYKNVQKDWPGYSEDEKQLIGRVLARKLPINCQSRNLQATTSVQTSPDNINLHQIPKKNPNMKRPVPPECSQEKILAKRQKLLTKRLPQEPVSQDLNTPSLLPSFHTKTEFQRTCNLSGNQNNSLESSNSIPLMHKVPDAVVSDTVKQDPKISSSPWIQAHPECTKELLANHQHKKKKSKKHKDRERERLKDSQTKWLDTSADLKQSMDKLDNPDIKKEVASDEKPDYILLYSPIINLEQRERYQADFCAEYDEYKDLHSRIATITHMFVQLGAKIKSLSPGTKEYKIMEDQILEKYSKYKKFPGYREEKKRCEYLHEKLSYIKQLITDFDIAQAS